In Microbacterium esteraromaticum, the following proteins share a genomic window:
- a CDS encoding glycosyltransferase, with product MTELYVDDRYRGAHGIGRYASEVLPRLRPEWRSLGLSGHAHSALDAFRSLPGVGPGALVYSPGYGALVRAPRQILTVHDLIHLRMPWPGRAKFEAYYRGPVRHAIRKAGVVLTVSQTSARAIREWIGDDAVEIVDAGNGCSDAFRADGATDASVDPYVVFVGNVRRHKNLDVVLRALALASDVRLRAVVPDREIAEAAARAAALGVENRVEWLHGVDDERLAAIYRGAAATVMPSTIEGFGLPALESVACGVPVIFWRGCEAVAEVTGDRGWALESWSDAEEWASAMTDAAMSRRRVSPPANAHDWDRTARVASDVLERGLG from the coding sequence GTGACCGAGCTCTACGTCGATGACCGCTACCGCGGAGCGCACGGCATCGGACGGTACGCGAGCGAGGTCCTTCCGCGGCTGCGTCCCGAGTGGCGCTCCCTCGGTCTCAGCGGGCACGCCCACTCGGCACTCGACGCGTTCCGCTCGCTGCCAGGGGTCGGCCCCGGTGCTCTGGTCTACTCCCCTGGGTACGGCGCGCTCGTCCGCGCGCCCCGGCAGATCCTGACGGTGCACGACCTCATCCACCTGCGCATGCCGTGGCCCGGGCGCGCGAAATTCGAGGCGTACTATCGCGGCCCTGTGCGCCACGCGATTCGCAAGGCGGGCGTCGTGCTCACGGTGTCGCAGACATCGGCCCGCGCGATTCGCGAGTGGATCGGTGATGACGCCGTCGAGATCGTCGACGCCGGAAACGGGTGCTCCGACGCGTTTCGGGCGGACGGGGCGACGGATGCCTCCGTTGACCCCTATGTCGTGTTCGTCGGCAATGTGCGTCGGCACAAGAACCTCGATGTCGTGCTTCGGGCTCTCGCACTCGCCTCGGACGTGCGGTTGCGAGCGGTCGTTCCCGATCGCGAGATCGCGGAGGCCGCTGCACGGGCCGCCGCGCTCGGCGTCGAGAACCGCGTCGAGTGGCTGCACGGCGTCGACGACGAGCGGCTCGCGGCCATCTACCGTGGCGCCGCGGCCACCGTCATGCCGTCGACGATCGAAGGCTTCGGCCTGCCCGCCCTCGAATCGGTCGCCTGCGGGGTGCCGGTGATCTTCTGGCGCGGATGCGAAGCGGTGGCCGAGGTGACCGGAGACCGCGGGTGGGCGCTCGAGTCGTGGTCGGATGCCGAGGAGTGGGCCAGTGCGATGACAGACGCGGCGATGTCGCGGCGTCGTGTGTCACCGCCGGCGAATGCCCACGACTGGGACCGCACCGCCCGTGTCGCCTCGGACGTGCTGGAGCGCGGGCTCGGCTGA
- a CDS encoding DUF6270 domain-containing protein, with translation MQRVFIYGSCVTRDGVELWPDYGLELAGYVARQSLISAVAPSRPNDFDTSTISSPFQRRMAEGDIRGNVVAKLTSNPDDIDLILWDLTDERLGVYRVPSGGYVSRVVDYTTGIYKGRPALDTPIRIGTNEHRTLWEQALVEFLASLENSRVRDRLVLNAMPWALHDEEGASTRTTANDPEAFNAVLAEYSAIAERHGVRIARPDVQRIRGAREHQWGAAPFHYTQDSYRASLDAILQVL, from the coding sequence ATGCAGCGTGTCTTCATCTACGGGTCCTGCGTCACGAGGGACGGGGTCGAGCTCTGGCCTGACTACGGCCTAGAGCTGGCTGGCTATGTCGCGCGTCAGTCGCTGATCTCAGCAGTCGCCCCTTCTCGCCCGAACGATTTCGATACGTCGACGATCTCATCGCCGTTCCAGCGCCGGATGGCGGAGGGAGACATCAGAGGCAACGTGGTTGCCAAACTGACCTCGAACCCGGACGACATCGACCTCATCCTCTGGGACCTCACCGATGAGCGACTCGGTGTCTATCGAGTGCCTTCCGGCGGATACGTCAGCAGAGTCGTCGACTACACGACCGGGATCTACAAAGGGCGGCCCGCGCTGGACACTCCGATACGCATAGGGACGAACGAGCACCGCACGCTGTGGGAACAGGCGTTGGTCGAGTTCCTTGCCTCCCTTGAGAACTCGAGGGTCCGAGACCGCCTCGTCCTGAACGCGATGCCGTGGGCGCTTCACGATGAAGAGGGTGCCAGCACCAGAACCACAGCGAACGATCCGGAGGCCTTCAACGCCGTACTCGCCGAATACTCCGCGATCGCCGAGCGCCATGGTGTGCGGATCGCTCGCCCGGACGTTCAGCGTATCCGCGGTGCTCGCGAACATCAGTGGGGTGCGGCACCTTTCCACTACACGCAAGACAGCTATCGGGCGTCCCTCGACGCGATTCTCCAGGTGCTCTGA
- a CDS encoding glycosyltransferase, whose translation MTGGLRRVLFLSHSHAFRAFRVGSHHYARELARRGAEVVHLSTPISHVHRRLGRVSHSEESRVPRGPHRDRDGVTHLVPRTTMPTPFGTLTAGRALRQHGIDTRFDAVLIDQPLLWDDSVRGLSDRLVYRPTDLYPAGVKARMQKDIIAAADGVTATSGEVLRGLGPLRQPHLVVGNGVDTEHFVASAESERSDVCIYVGALDRRFDWQQVCAWAQARPRVRFVVVGPSPEPPVPLPENIELPGGVAYSTLPTLLHSARVGMLPLSDDPLNAGRSPMKLYEYLAAGLSVVARETPVLSDDVSAGLFTYSDEGTAIAALDDALSHASPNVAGVGRARQQSWSTKTDLLVDFVLKLPRR comes from the coding sequence ATGACCGGGGGTCTGCGACGGGTGCTGTTCCTCTCTCACAGCCACGCCTTCCGCGCCTTCCGCGTCGGCAGCCACCACTACGCCCGCGAGCTCGCTCGGCGCGGCGCAGAGGTCGTGCACCTCTCGACTCCCATCTCCCACGTGCACCGTCGGCTGGGCCGGGTCAGCCACAGCGAAGAGTCGCGCGTTCCGCGCGGACCGCACCGCGATCGCGACGGCGTCACGCACCTCGTCCCGCGCACGACGATGCCGACGCCCTTCGGCACGCTCACCGCAGGTCGCGCACTGCGTCAGCACGGCATAGACACTCGCTTCGATGCCGTGCTGATCGATCAGCCCCTTCTCTGGGACGACTCCGTCCGCGGGCTCTCCGACCGGCTCGTATACCGGCCCACCGATCTCTATCCGGCTGGGGTGAAAGCCCGCATGCAGAAGGACATCATCGCTGCGGCCGACGGCGTGACCGCGACCTCGGGCGAGGTGCTGCGTGGTCTCGGCCCTCTCCGTCAGCCGCACCTCGTGGTGGGCAACGGCGTCGATACCGAACACTTCGTCGCCTCGGCGGAATCAGAGCGATCGGACGTGTGCATCTACGTCGGGGCCCTCGACCGTCGCTTCGACTGGCAGCAGGTCTGCGCGTGGGCGCAGGCCCGCCCGCGTGTGCGCTTCGTCGTCGTGGGCCCCTCGCCGGAACCGCCCGTCCCGCTGCCGGAGAACATCGAGCTCCCGGGCGGCGTGGCCTACTCGACGCTGCCCACGCTTCTGCACAGCGCGCGAGTGGGGATGCTGCCGCTGTCAGACGATCCGCTCAACGCGGGACGAAGCCCGATGAAGCTGTACGAGTACCTCGCCGCCGGGCTCTCTGTGGTCGCTCGTGAGACGCCGGTGCTCAGCGACGATGTGAGCGCGGGCCTCTTCACCTACTCCGACGAAGGCACTGCCATCGCTGCGCTGGACGACGCGCTGTCGCACGCTTCTCCCAACGTGGCAGGTGTCGGGCGAGCCCGGCAGCAGTCCTGGTCGACGAAGACGGATCTCCTCGTCGACTTCGTGCTGAAGCTACCGCGACGCTGA
- a CDS encoding alginate lyase family protein yields MLSRSGSGAGGLEHVRRAAALLMLTMMLVVSVAVAPAVHAEETPARDGLQPVVSSAGFTHPGVFNSLENLTATKKHIVAGDSPWAESFEQLTSSPYAKRGAPDFTSFGSASAPTAKTCGADDRGGCISVCGSFNKNPDVGCADQQADGRAVYAQALAYFYTGDERYAQRAVAILNAYSARFAGSRGSNGPLMTAWTAGQMVRGAELIRYSYTPSSKKHEFDVTAFGTMLRKVFVPTLTTFDYGRFNGNWKLSAAEGLIGIAVFLDDRRLYDRALAMWRERVESYVYLSTDGELPVAPASAAGLYRTPTALRCQWLDGKAKGCQTDPPTDPGIRFQNGQVQESCRDFGHASMGLGAIVNTAETAWIQGDDLYAEQQARIISGVLYAVQVSLNHETRGWPASFCGGTDDLDPSLSLVELPAHAVYNAYAIRKGAEMPAISIPGYPAPERGSDPLADFIAAQGSVRGYAGNVTAWDAVTHSLASAGGPSGTATPAPDQKNADDATPSAEDAPAMPLDVVTSAFALVGVIATIVVLVWIAWRLVRRRRGRADSASR; encoded by the coding sequence GTGCTGAGCAGATCAGGGTCAGGCGCTGGAGGCCTGGAGCACGTGCGTCGTGCGGCTGCTCTGCTGATGCTCACCATGATGCTGGTGGTCTCCGTGGCCGTCGCCCCAGCCGTGCACGCTGAGGAGACACCAGCGCGGGACGGGCTGCAGCCCGTGGTCTCGTCTGCAGGCTTCACCCACCCCGGCGTGTTCAACAGTCTCGAGAACCTCACTGCGACCAAGAAGCACATCGTCGCGGGTGACTCACCCTGGGCTGAGAGCTTCGAGCAGCTCACCTCGTCGCCGTACGCGAAGCGCGGTGCACCGGACTTCACGAGCTTCGGCTCCGCGTCCGCCCCGACGGCCAAGACGTGCGGTGCCGACGATCGCGGTGGGTGCATCAGCGTCTGCGGCTCCTTCAACAAGAACCCCGATGTCGGCTGCGCGGACCAGCAGGCAGACGGTCGAGCTGTGTACGCCCAGGCGCTCGCGTACTTCTACACCGGCGATGAGCGCTATGCGCAGCGCGCGGTCGCCATCCTCAACGCGTACTCGGCGCGCTTCGCGGGCAGCCGAGGCTCGAACGGGCCGTTGATGACGGCCTGGACCGCCGGGCAGATGGTCCGCGGGGCGGAGCTCATCCGCTACAGCTACACGCCGAGTTCGAAGAAGCACGAGTTCGACGTCACGGCGTTCGGCACCATGCTGCGCAAGGTGTTCGTCCCGACGCTGACGACATTCGACTATGGCCGCTTCAACGGCAACTGGAAGCTGTCCGCCGCAGAAGGCCTGATCGGCATCGCTGTCTTCCTCGATGATCGCCGCCTCTACGATCGCGCTCTGGCGATGTGGCGTGAACGGGTGGAGTCCTACGTCTATCTGTCCACGGACGGCGAGCTTCCCGTGGCGCCGGCCAGCGCCGCCGGCCTCTACCGGACGCCGACAGCTCTTCGATGCCAGTGGCTCGACGGCAAGGCGAAAGGCTGCCAGACCGATCCGCCCACCGATCCGGGCATCCGCTTCCAGAACGGACAGGTTCAGGAATCGTGCCGCGATTTCGGACACGCGTCCATGGGACTCGGCGCCATCGTCAACACTGCCGAGACGGCATGGATCCAGGGCGACGATCTCTACGCAGAGCAGCAGGCGCGCATCATCAGCGGCGTTCTCTATGCGGTTCAGGTCTCGCTGAATCATGAGACGCGCGGGTGGCCGGCATCCTTCTGCGGCGGCACAGACGATCTCGACCCGTCGCTCTCGCTGGTCGAGCTGCCGGCCCACGCGGTGTACAACGCGTATGCCATCCGCAAGGGAGCAGAGATGCCTGCCATCTCGATTCCGGGCTACCCGGCACCGGAGCGCGGAAGTGATCCGCTGGCGGACTTCATCGCCGCGCAGGGCTCGGTTCGAGGCTACGCCGGCAATGTGACGGCGTGGGACGCGGTGACTCACAGCCTGGCCAGTGCAGGCGGACCCTCCGGAACAGCGACGCCTGCTCCCGATCAGAAGAATGCTGACGATGCGACGCCGAGCGCCGAGGACGCCCCCGCGATGCCGCTGGATGTCGTGACCTCTGCCTTCGCGCTGGTGGGGGTGATCGCGACGATCGTCGTGCTGGTGTGGATCGCGTGGAGACTCGTGCGGCGCAGGCGCGGCCGCGCCGATTCAGCGTCGCGGTAG